One window from the genome of Halomicrobium zhouii encodes:
- a CDS encoding COG1361 S-layer family protein translates to MKRAALVFALTCLILLSGAAAAAVSGSPQLSVQFADDTVTPGEETTLDVVLLNEGDVDASSVTNPALTSEVTTARGVTVRVGDGDAPFEVTTGRQAVGNVPEGVSTPISFSVAVPADAEAGTYRVPVTVRYSYTDYISETSGTRTQSSVSRTFRVPVTVEDRARFEVVDVASDASVGSAGTATVTVENVGSATARATRLSLASGNPALTVEGGESASRFAGTVEPGERRNLSYEVAVADGAEAGEQALALRADYRDDTGRERTAGPTWFGLETAGPVRADLSLSESSVRAGAEGAVTGTVSVSGGQTARNAVVVVTSPPAGVVLAETRVPVGDLRPGDEAAFEIPVTVAPDARGGQRSMGLALEYDSGDGSADRRTAGSRVVSLPVTEADPVALRGVNATVLVDSDDRLEVAVENVGDQELREVEASLAPRPPFSSESPTAYVGRLGPGESKTVGFHLSVSEDAVESTQALPVNVTAETADGDRLHAGNHRVAVHVTQEGPTSSDPVILAIGVVVVAAVLGVGWYWLRD, encoded by the coding sequence ATGAAACGGGCCGCCCTCGTCTTCGCTCTCACCTGCCTGATACTCCTGTCGGGAGCCGCCGCGGCCGCCGTCTCGGGCAGTCCCCAGTTGTCCGTCCAGTTCGCGGACGACACAGTCACCCCCGGTGAGGAGACGACCCTCGACGTCGTACTCCTCAACGAGGGCGACGTCGACGCGAGTTCGGTGACGAACCCCGCGCTCACGAGCGAGGTCACGACCGCCCGCGGAGTGACGGTCAGGGTCGGCGACGGGGACGCGCCGTTCGAGGTGACGACCGGCCGCCAGGCCGTCGGCAACGTCCCCGAGGGCGTTTCGACCCCGATCTCGTTCTCGGTCGCCGTTCCGGCGGACGCCGAAGCGGGGACGTATCGCGTCCCGGTCACTGTCCGGTACAGCTACACTGACTACATCTCCGAGACGTCGGGCACCCGGACCCAGAGCAGCGTCTCCCGGACGTTCCGCGTCCCGGTGACGGTCGAGGATCGCGCCCGGTTCGAGGTAGTGGACGTCGCCTCCGACGCCAGCGTCGGGTCCGCCGGCACCGCCACGGTCACCGTCGAGAACGTCGGGTCGGCGACCGCCCGGGCGACTCGCCTCTCGCTCGCGTCGGGGAACCCGGCGCTGACAGTCGAAGGTGGCGAGAGCGCGTCCCGGTTCGCCGGCACCGTCGAACCCGGGGAGCGCCGGAACCTCAGCTACGAAGTCGCGGTGGCCGACGGCGCCGAGGCCGGCGAGCAGGCCCTCGCGCTCCGGGCCGACTACCGCGACGACACCGGTCGGGAGCGGACCGCCGGACCGACGTGGTTCGGACTGGAGACCGCCGGACCGGTCCGCGCCGACCTCTCGCTCTCCGAGTCGTCGGTGCGGGCCGGGGCAGAAGGTGCGGTGACAGGGACAGTGAGTGTCAGCGGCGGGCAGACGGCCAGGAACGCCGTCGTCGTGGTGACGTCACCGCCCGCGGGCGTCGTACTGGCGGAGACGCGCGTTCCCGTGGGCGACCTCCGACCCGGCGACGAGGCCGCCTTCGAGATCCCCGTGACGGTCGCACCCGACGCGAGGGGCGGCCAGCGCTCGATGGGGCTCGCGCTGGAGTACGACTCGGGCGACGGGAGCGCCGACCGTCGGACCGCCGGGTCACGCGTCGTCTCTCTCCCCGTCACCGAGGCGGACCCGGTCGCGCTCCGGGGCGTCAACGCGACCGTGCTGGTCGACAGCGACGACCGCCTCGAAGTGGCCGTCGAGAACGTCGGCGACCAGGAACTGCGCGAGGTGGAGGCGTCGCTGGCGCCCCGGCCGCCATTCTCGAGCGAGTCGCCGACCGCCTACGTCGGTCGTCTCGGTCCGGGGGAGTCGAAGACCGTCGGGTTCCACCTGTCGGTGTCGGAGGACGCCGTCGAGAGCACACAGGCGCTTCCCGTGAACGTGACCGCGGAGACGGCCGACGGCGACCGGCTCCACGCGGGCAACCACCGGGTCGCCGTCCACGTGACGCAGGAGGGACCGACGTCGAGCGACCCGGTGATACTGGCGATCGGCGTGGTCGTCGTCGCGGCCGTGCTGGGCGTCGGCTGGTACTGGCTCCGGGACTAG
- a CDS encoding ABC transporter permease subunit produces the protein MFEITRYETRRQVRGTLTMAVGLGAFAALIVGIFPSVEASGVDFQDYIESLPEAFQASFGVESFGTIEGFLAVEFYQFVWVLLLALYVAYAAGDAVAGDVESGKLDLLLATSVSRSRLLVERFLALMTPVVVLNLLVPLVVFGSVLAVGESLDPASLVLVHLLSVPYLFVAANVGLLFSVVFSRGGVAQRIAIAAVFMLFVLDSVTAGTNFEWLAALSPTRYYDPTEILVEETVDVGGAVVLLAAGLGLFAVTRARFLRRDV, from the coding sequence GTGTTTGAGATAACCCGCTACGAGACCCGTCGGCAGGTCCGCGGTACGCTCACGATGGCGGTGGGACTGGGCGCGTTCGCCGCGCTCATCGTCGGCATCTTCCCGTCGGTCGAGGCCTCCGGAGTGGACTTCCAGGACTACATCGAGAGCCTCCCCGAGGCGTTCCAGGCGAGCTTCGGCGTCGAATCGTTCGGCACTATCGAGGGCTTTCTCGCCGTCGAATTCTACCAGTTCGTCTGGGTCCTGCTGCTGGCGCTGTACGTCGCCTACGCGGCGGGCGACGCCGTCGCCGGCGACGTCGAGTCCGGGAAGCTCGACTTGCTGCTGGCGACTTCCGTCTCCCGGTCGCGGCTGCTCGTCGAGCGGTTCCTGGCCCTCATGACCCCCGTGGTCGTGCTCAACCTGCTCGTGCCCCTCGTCGTGTTCGGGAGCGTCCTCGCCGTCGGCGAGTCGCTCGACCCGGCGTCGCTCGTCCTCGTCCACCTGCTGTCGGTGCCGTACCTGTTCGTGGCCGCGAACGTCGGGCTCCTCTTCTCGGTGGTGTTCTCCCGGGGTGGCGTCGCCCAGCGCATCGCCATCGCCGCCGTCTTCATGCTGTTCGTCCTCGACTCCGTCACGGCCGGCACGAACTTCGAGTGGCTGGCCGCGCTCAGCCCGACGCGGTACTACGACCCGACCGAGATCCTCGTCGAGGAGACCGTCGACGTCGGCGGGGCGGTCGTGTTGCTGGCGGCCGGTCTGGGGCTGTTCGCCGTCACTCGCGCGCGCTTCCTCCGGCGGGACGTGTGA
- a CDS encoding ABC transporter ATP-binding protein: MTAIDVQGLTKTYGETVANDDLSFAVEDGEIFGFLGPNGAGKTTCIRTLMGFQSPTEGTATVLGADVRDAEALREARADVGYLPAHPSFDGDVTGGAFLDFQADLKGDARRAELLELFDPPLDRKIREYSTGNAQMLAIVQAFMHDPDLVVMDEPTSGLDPLKQERFNEFVREERDRGLTVFFSSHVLAEVRRICDRVGIVRDGHLVALEDVADLLGRGGKRVRVQTAERVDPQDFAFEGVLDLSLHGDSAHFTFAGDYDDLIDHLDDLTVVDLTVDEPPLEDVFMHFYGESAPSTTGPEPEDGRV; encoded by the coding sequence ATGACGGCTATCGACGTCCAGGGGCTGACGAAGACCTACGGCGAGACCGTCGCCAACGACGACCTCTCCTTCGCCGTCGAGGACGGCGAGATATTCGGCTTCCTGGGCCCCAACGGCGCGGGCAAGACCACCTGCATCCGGACGCTGATGGGATTCCAGTCGCCCACCGAGGGCACGGCCACGGTGCTCGGCGCCGACGTCCGCGACGCCGAGGCGCTCCGCGAGGCTCGTGCCGACGTCGGCTACCTCCCGGCCCACCCGAGTTTCGACGGCGACGTGACCGGAGGCGCGTTCCTCGACTTCCAGGCGGACCTGAAGGGTGACGCCCGACGGGCCGAGCTCCTGGAGCTGTTCGATCCGCCGCTCGACCGGAAGATCCGGGAGTACTCGACCGGGAACGCGCAGATGCTCGCCATCGTCCAGGCGTTCATGCACGACCCGGACCTGGTCGTGATGGACGAACCGACGTCGGGGCTGGACCCGCTGAAGCAGGAGCGTTTCAACGAGTTCGTCCGCGAGGAGCGCGACCGCGGACTGACGGTCTTTTTCTCCTCGCACGTCCTCGCGGAGGTGCGCCGGATCTGCGACCGCGTCGGCATCGTCCGCGACGGCCACCTCGTCGCACTGGAGGACGTCGCCGACCTGCTTGGTCGCGGCGGCAAGCGCGTCCGCGTCCAGACCGCCGAACGAGTCGACCCCCAGGACTTCGCGTTCGAAGGCGTTCTCGACCTGTCCTTACACGGCGACAGCGCACACTTCACCTTCGCCGGCGACTACGACGACCTGATCGACCACCTCGACGACCTCACCGTCGTCGACCTGACGGTGGACGAACCGCCCCTCGAAGACGTCTTCATGCACTTCTACGGGGAGTCTGCTCCGTCGACGACCGGCCCCGAACCGGAGGACGGTCGTGTTTGA
- a CDS encoding DUF4177 domain-containing protein: MTSPERWEYRTLQPPRKETQKEAEDPTELLNDLGADGWELASTVDYVGGGTKYLVMKRPVDAAEGEDE; the protein is encoded by the coding sequence ATGACGTCGCCCGAGCGGTGGGAGTACCGGACGCTCCAGCCCCCACGCAAGGAAACCCAGAAGGAGGCCGAGGACCCGACCGAACTGCTGAACGACCTGGGTGCAGACGGCTGGGAGCTGGCGTCGACCGTCGACTACGTCGGCGGCGGCACGAAGTACCTCGTCATGAAGCGCCCCGTCGACGCAGCGGAGGGCGAGGATGAGTGA
- a CDS encoding SLC13 family permease — MAALSVDVLVVFALILVALFLFVSELVPPDVTAIGVLVSLAVLSPFTKVPAKEAIEGFASPAVVTIMAMYILSAGIEETGIVERLGSILADVTGGDEGLLTGATVATTGIGAGFVNNTPIVAVFIPLITGLSERYGISPSKLLMPLSFAAMLGGTLTLVGTSTNLLASEYARELLGEPLGMFTFTHVGALVLVVGVAYLLTVGRRLVPARIPAAADFTQEFDMDRHLSQLVVRDDSALVGRTVSEALDDARTVPDGGVVAADANGTPEAVAVAIADDIDVDVLQVDRNGESFLAPASDVTIQAGDVLTVRGNPQAVNRFAEAFRLRQLTRETVTEDDLSEGPGDGFLVEAVIPPSGSSAGRPLATLRLRERFDTTVLSLRRGGTIIREELDAVELAPGDTLLLQTTTESIRYLQEAGYLLVTEGPVEAAVSTDPAETPPLDPKAPIALATLVGVVVVAGLELLPIYIAALGGVVAMVASGVLNANRAYDAVGWNVVFLLAGLLPLGVAMQATGGAAVLGGLLVGLGDVLPPVALLAAIYLLTGLLSSIITPVATVVLLTPVAVDTASRLDVAGMPFLLIVMFAASTAFITPIGYQTNLMVYGPGGYKFTDFMRVGLPLQLLLMVVTTLAVVATWPL, encoded by the coding sequence ATGGCCGCGCTCTCCGTCGACGTCCTCGTCGTCTTCGCGCTGATTCTCGTCGCCCTCTTTCTGTTCGTCAGCGAGCTCGTCCCGCCCGACGTGACCGCTATCGGCGTGCTCGTCTCGCTGGCCGTCCTCTCGCCGTTCACGAAGGTCCCCGCAAAGGAAGCGATCGAGGGGTTCGCCAGCCCCGCCGTCGTCACCATCATGGCGATGTACATCCTCAGTGCGGGCATCGAAGAGACGGGCATCGTCGAGCGCCTCGGGTCGATCCTGGCGGACGTCACCGGCGGCGACGAGGGGCTGCTGACCGGTGCGACCGTCGCGACGACCGGTATCGGCGCCGGCTTCGTCAACAACACGCCCATCGTCGCCGTCTTCATCCCGCTGATCACGGGGCTCTCGGAGCGCTACGGCATCTCGCCGTCGAAGCTCCTCATGCCGCTGTCCTTCGCCGCGATGCTCGGCGGGACGCTCACCCTCGTGGGCACGTCGACCAACCTGCTCGCCAGCGAGTACGCCCGGGAGTTACTCGGCGAGCCCCTGGGGATGTTCACGTTCACCCACGTCGGGGCCCTGGTGCTCGTCGTCGGCGTCGCCTACCTCCTGACGGTCGGCCGCCGACTCGTCCCGGCACGGATCCCCGCGGCCGCCGACTTCACCCAGGAGTTCGACATGGACCGGCACCTCTCCCAGCTGGTCGTCCGCGACGACTCGGCACTCGTGGGTCGGACCGTGAGCGAAGCGCTCGACGACGCACGCACCGTCCCGGACGGCGGTGTCGTCGCGGCCGACGCCAACGGGACTCCCGAGGCCGTCGCCGTCGCCATCGCCGACGACATCGACGTCGACGTCCTCCAGGTGGACCGCAACGGAGAGTCGTTCCTCGCGCCGGCCTCGGACGTCACCATCCAGGCCGGCGACGTGCTCACGGTCAGGGGAAACCCCCAGGCGGTCAACCGCTTCGCCGAAGCGTTCCGGCTCCGGCAGCTCACCAGAGAGACCGTCACCGAAGACGACCTCTCGGAGGGTCCCGGTGACGGGTTCCTCGTCGAAGCCGTGATTCCACCCAGCGGCTCGTCGGCCGGCCGGCCCCTGGCGACCCTCCGTCTTCGAGAACGATTCGACACGACCGTGCTGTCCCTCCGGCGCGGCGGGACGATTATCCGCGAGGAACTCGACGCGGTGGAACTCGCACCCGGCGACACACTGTTGCTCCAGACGACGACCGAGTCGATCCGGTACCTCCAGGAGGCGGGCTACCTGCTCGTCACCGAGGGGCCGGTCGAAGCCGCCGTCTCGACCGATCCCGCGGAGACGCCACCGCTCGACCCGAAAGCACCGATCGCGCTGGCGACACTCGTGGGCGTGGTGGTTGTCGCGGGGCTCGAACTGCTCCCCATCTACATCGCCGCGCTCGGTGGCGTCGTCGCGATGGTCGCCAGCGGCGTGTTGAACGCGAACCGGGCCTACGACGCCGTCGGCTGGAACGTCGTCTTCCTGCTCGCCGGCCTGCTTCCGCTCGGCGTCGCCATGCAGGCCACTGGCGGCGCGGCGGTCCTCGGCGGTCTCCTCGTCGGACTCGGCGACGTCTTGCCACCTGTCGCCCTGCTCGCGGCGATCTACCTGCTGACAGGCCTCCTGTCGAGCATCATCACGCCGGTGGCGACCGTGGTGCTACTGACGCCCGTCGCAGTCGACACGGCGAGTCGCCTCGACGTCGCAGGTATGCCCTTCTTGCTGATCGTCATGTTCGCCGCGAGCACGGCCTTCATCACCCCCATCGGCTACCAGACGAACCTGATGGTGTACGGTCCCGGCGGGTACAAGTTCACCGACTTCATGCGGGTCGGTCTCCCCCTGCAACTACTCTTGATGGTCGTCACCACGCTCGCCGTGGTGGCGACGTGGCCCCTCTGA
- the thrS gene encoding threonine--tRNA ligase — translation MSTVTVTLPDGSTLEMEDGATVEDAAFEIGPGLGRDTVAGVVDGELVDKHTPLHEDISLEIVTDQSDEYVDVLRHSAAHVFAQALQREFPGAKLTLGPWTDDGFYYDVTGVDLDEDDLETIEDEAQNIIEEDLPIERVMLDREEALERYEDNEYKREILETEAAGEDPVSFYEQGEFYDLCQGPHVESTGEIGGFALLEISASYWRGDETNDTLTRVYGTAFPTESELEDYLERRQEAQERDHRKIGREMDLFSVPEHSPGCAHYHPNGMAIRRELEEYVRTKNDELGYDEVWTPELNKAELWKPTGHYDAFKEEGEMFAWEQDDTEYGLKPMNCANHAYIYANQTRSYRDLPIRFSEFGTVYRNEQSGELSGLLRVRGLTQDDGHAFVRRDQIEEEITETLSIIEDIYGHFGLEILYKLETKGDNAVGSDEIWDEATTALRNALESQGLDYDVEEGEAAFYGPKIGLDARDALGREWTIGTVQADFNIPERLDLSYIGKDNEEHRPVMIHRALLGSFERFMGVLIEHFNGNFPPWLAPEQVRILPVSDDNIPYCEDLADELGQFRVEIEDRSWTVGKKIQQAHDDRVPYMLIIGDNEEEAGEISVRDRKEREEKNVSLDAFRDHLETEVDQKRTAVTFLV, via the coding sequence ATGAGCACGGTCACGGTCACGCTGCCCGACGGCTCCACCCTCGAGATGGAGGACGGAGCCACCGTCGAAGACGCCGCCTTCGAGATCGGTCCCGGCCTCGGTCGCGACACGGTCGCCGGCGTCGTCGACGGCGAACTCGTCGACAAGCACACGCCGCTGCACGAGGACATCTCCCTCGAGATCGTGACAGACCAGTCCGACGAGTACGTCGACGTCCTCCGGCACTCGGCGGCCCACGTCTTCGCGCAGGCGCTCCAGCGGGAGTTCCCCGGAGCGAAGCTCACGCTGGGACCGTGGACCGACGACGGCTTCTACTACGACGTCACCGGCGTCGACCTCGACGAGGACGACCTGGAAACCATCGAGGACGAGGCCCAGAATATCATCGAGGAGGACCTGCCAATCGAGCGCGTGATGCTCGACCGCGAGGAGGCCCTCGAGCGCTACGAGGACAACGAGTACAAGCGGGAGATCCTGGAGACGGAGGCCGCGGGCGAGGACCCCGTCTCCTTCTACGAGCAGGGGGAGTTCTACGACCTCTGCCAGGGCCCCCACGTCGAATCGACCGGCGAGATCGGCGGCTTCGCCCTCCTCGAGATTTCGGCCTCCTACTGGCGTGGCGACGAGACCAACGACACCCTCACGCGCGTGTACGGGACGGCGTTCCCGACCGAGAGCGAACTGGAGGACTACCTCGAACGCCGCCAGGAGGCTCAGGAACGAGACCACCGGAAGATCGGTCGGGAGATGGACCTCTTTTCGGTGCCCGAACACTCCCCCGGCTGTGCCCACTACCACCCCAACGGGATGGCCATCCGGCGAGAACTCGAGGAGTACGTCCGCACGAAGAACGACGAACTCGGCTACGACGAAGTGTGGACGCCGGAACTCAACAAGGCCGAACTGTGGAAGCCCACCGGCCACTACGACGCCTTCAAGGAGGAAGGCGAGATGTTCGCCTGGGAGCAAGACGACACCGAGTACGGCCTGAAGCCGATGAACTGCGCGAACCACGCGTACATCTACGCCAACCAGACCCGCTCGTACCGGGACCTCCCCATCCGCTTCTCCGAGTTCGGGACGGTCTACCGGAACGAGCAGTCCGGCGAACTCTCCGGCCTCCTCCGCGTGCGCGGGCTCACCCAGGACGACGGCCACGCCTTCGTCCGCCGCGACCAGATCGAGGAGGAGATCACCGAGACCCTCTCGATCATCGAGGACATCTACGGTCACTTCGGGCTGGAAATCCTCTACAAGCTGGAGACGAAGGGCGACAACGCCGTCGGGAGCGACGAGATATGGGACGAGGCGACGACGGCCCTCCGGAACGCCCTCGAATCACAGGGTCTGGACTACGACGTCGAGGAGGGCGAGGCCGCCTTCTACGGCCCGAAGATCGGCCTCGACGCCCGGGACGCGCTCGGCCGCGAGTGGACCATCGGCACCGTCCAGGCCGACTTCAACATCCCCGAGCGCCTCGATCTCTCCTACATCGGGAAGGACAACGAGGAACACCGCCCGGTGATGATCCACCGCGCCCTGCTGGGATCCTTCGAGCGCTTCATGGGCGTCCTCATCGAGCACTTCAACGGCAACTTCCCGCCGTGGCTCGCGCCGGAGCAGGTCCGCATCCTCCCCGTCTCCGACGACAACATCCCGTACTGCGAGGACCTCGCGGACGAACTCGGGCAGTTCCGCGTCGAAATCGAGGACCGCTCGTGGACCGTCGGCAAGAAGATCCAGCAGGCCCACGACGACCGCGTCCCCTACATGTTGATCATCGGCGATAACGAGGAGGAAGCGGGCGAGATCTCCGTGCGCGACCGCAAGGAACGCGAGGAGAAGAACGTCTCCCTCGACGCGTTCCGCGACCACCTCGAAACCGAGGTCGACCAGAAGCGGACCGCCGTGACGTTCCTGGTGTAG
- a CDS encoding universal stress protein: MVRYDTVLLTTDGSKGSRETIDHAVSLARDNDATLHVLYVVDRRRYLAADKDTQDDVIQSLEEEGELALDDASVAAEEAGVDVVTEMRDGIPHKTILDYTEEVDADVVTMGTHGRTGRDRVANLGSVTERVVKSSEVPVLVVRID, encoded by the coding sequence ATGGTACGATACGACACGGTGTTGCTGACGACGGACGGCAGCAAGGGGTCCCGGGAGACCATCGACCACGCCGTCTCGCTGGCGCGCGACAACGACGCGACGCTCCACGTGCTCTACGTCGTCGACCGACGGCGATACCTCGCGGCGGACAAGGACACCCAGGACGACGTCATCCAGTCCCTGGAGGAGGAGGGCGAGCTCGCACTCGACGACGCATCGGTCGCTGCAGAGGAGGCGGGCGTCGACGTCGTCACTGAGATGCGCGACGGGATTCCGCACAAGACCATCCTGGATTACACAGAGGAGGTTGACGCCGACGTCGTCACGATGGGGACCCACGGCCGGACTGGGCGGGACCGCGTCGCTAACCTCGGGAGCGTCACCGAGCGCGTCGTCAAGTCCTCCGAAGTGCCCGTGCTCGTCGTCCGGATCGATTGA
- a CDS encoding signal peptidase I — translation MTDSNPSDSADVDWRRIANLVGLAVLGIVVFLFVAAAVPQVVGVDESYVVLSDSMSPAIDAGAVVFVGEVPANDISEGDVITIERAGGSGDSSRVTHRVVEVVEEDGERRFRTKGDANEDPDPSLVAPSNVIGVVQFHVPYMGYVTSFAQTRLGILALVVVPAVLLVVSEVWDLLSATKDEEDDEDSAPRGEDGS, via the coding sequence ATGACAGACAGTAACCCCAGCGATTCGGCGGACGTCGACTGGCGCCGGATAGCGAATCTCGTGGGACTGGCCGTGCTAGGTATCGTGGTCTTCCTCTTCGTCGCCGCGGCGGTGCCACAGGTCGTCGGGGTCGACGAGAGTTACGTCGTCCTCTCGGACAGCATGTCGCCGGCCATCGACGCCGGTGCGGTCGTGTTCGTGGGGGAGGTGCCCGCGAACGACATCAGCGAAGGTGACGTGATCACCATCGAACGAGCGGGTGGTTCGGGCGATTCTTCCCGCGTGACCCACCGCGTCGTCGAGGTGGTCGAAGAGGACGGCGAGCGGCGCTTCCGGACTAAGGGCGACGCGAACGAGGACCCCGATCCGTCACTTGTCGCGCCGTCGAACGTAATCGGCGTCGTCCAGTTCCACGTCCCCTACATGGGCTACGTCACGTCGTTCGCCCAGACCCGGCTGGGGATCCTCGCGCTCGTCGTCGTCCCGGCCGTGCTCCTGGTGGTCTCCGAAGTCTGGGACCTCCTGTCCGCGACGAAGGACGAGGAAGATGACGAGGACTCCGCACCGAGAGGTGAGGACGGGTCGTGA
- a CDS encoding TasA family protein: MSERQFRLTRRRLFGGIVSVAAASAASGAGTMAYFTDTETSSDNTISAGTLKLDFDGSGTFEFNTALAPTQTTEESVTLIKNGSVNGSLDVDVSYKESDGDNNDPEEDVTADQVAENLEVVTLEYGGDTLLTEDQNLSGTPTLYDLENNEHGANESTQNDLINLDDPGTGGKVFTVGFRLKDVGNEFQSDGVSITFDFYLNQNDRQ, from the coding sequence ATGAGCGAGAGACAATTTCGTTTGACTCGCCGACGCCTCTTTGGCGGCATCGTCTCTGTCGCCGCTGCTAGCGCCGCCAGTGGTGCGGGAACAATGGCCTATTTTACCGACACCGAAACTAGCTCTGACAACACCATCAGTGCGGGAACTCTGAAACTCGATTTCGACGGGAGCGGCACCTTCGAATTCAACACAGCACTCGCCCCCACGCAGACGACAGAGGAGTCGGTCACGCTCATCAAAAACGGTTCCGTCAATGGCTCGCTCGACGTCGACGTCTCGTACAAAGAGAGCGACGGGGACAACAACGACCCTGAAGAAGACGTGACTGCAGACCAAGTCGCGGAGAATCTAGAGGTCGTGACGTTGGAGTACGGCGGAGATACCTTGCTGACAGAGGATCAGAACCTCTCCGGAACCCCGACATTGTACGACCTCGAGAACAACGAGCACGGGGCCAACGAGTCTACGCAGAACGACTTGATCAACCTGGACGACCCCGGAACCGGGGGCAAGGTGTTCACCGTCGGCTTCCGCCTCAAGGACGTCGGCAACGAGTTCCAGAGCGACGGCGTGAGCATTACCTTCGACTTTTACCTGAACCAGAATGACAGACAGTAA
- a CDS encoding TasA family protein, translated as MNGKDIELSRRRVLGGIATVGAASAAVGAGTYAAFSDTEESTDNTISAGSLTLDTVSGTEFSLGKLYPNESTSEIEITTDYLGSLSTPLLDWGIQTGNEAVPNGSGSFADQLNVDKASLSIEGVEVADYGGTDVALSGFTGIREAVVDSTSTPTLNEGNTVSLTLQFSLDDVGNEFQEASIDFGVAFKARQSSADPLQSVTVNSP; from the coding sequence ATGAACGGGAAGGACATCGAACTTTCGCGACGGCGAGTACTGGGTGGTATAGCAACGGTCGGCGCAGCCAGCGCGGCTGTCGGTGCGGGTACGTATGCCGCTTTCAGTGATACCGAGGAAAGCACGGACAACACGATTTCAGCAGGTTCCCTGACACTAGACACGGTATCCGGGACCGAATTCAGCCTGGGGAAACTCTACCCAAATGAGTCAACCAGCGAAATCGAGATCACGACTGATTACCTGGGTAGTTTGTCGACACCCTTGCTGGATTGGGGGATACAGACGGGCAACGAAGCAGTACCCAATGGAAGTGGCAGCTTCGCAGACCAGCTAAATGTGGACAAAGCGTCTCTCTCAATCGAAGGGGTCGAGGTAGCAGATTACGGCGGAACAGACGTTGCTCTCTCTGGATTTACAGGTATCCGGGAGGCTGTAGTCGATTCGACCTCAACTCCGACACTGAACGAGGGGAACACTGTGTCGCTCACACTCCAGTTTAGCTTGGACGACGTTGGCAACGAGTTCCAAGAGGCGTCAATTGACTTTGGTGTCGCGTTCAAAGCCCGACAGTCGTCCGCTGATCCGCTCCAGAGCGTTACGGTCAACTCACCATAA
- a CDS encoding gamma carbonic anhydrase family protein — protein sequence MDSREYSFEGSEPEIDGYAHVSAEATVVGDVTVGPNANVWPGVVLRGDVGPVEIGRETAIGDNAVVHASTVGERVMVGHGATLNDSVVEDGALVGFNSTVSDATIGAGSIVAMGTVVPPGYDVPPESFVRGMPASVTPLSETNIDPDSVFEAFSSGDYANLAARHEDLFE from the coding sequence ATGGACAGTCGGGAATACAGCTTCGAAGGGAGCGAGCCTGAGATCGACGGGTACGCCCACGTCAGCGCCGAGGCGACGGTCGTAGGCGACGTGACCGTCGGCCCGAACGCGAACGTCTGGCCGGGCGTGGTGTTACGCGGAGACGTCGGGCCGGTCGAAATCGGTCGAGAGACGGCCATCGGCGACAACGCGGTGGTCCACGCCTCCACCGTCGGCGAGCGGGTGATGGTCGGCCACGGCGCGACGCTCAACGACTCCGTCGTCGAGGACGGCGCGCTCGTGGGGTTCAACTCGACCGTCAGCGACGCGACCATCGGCGCGGGGTCCATCGTCGCGATGGGGACGGTGGTGCCGCCGGGCTACGACGTCCCGCCGGAGTCGTTCGTCAGGGGGATGCCCGCGTCCGTGACGCCGCTGTCGGAGACGAACATCGACCCCGATTCGGTGTTCGAGGCGTTCTCGTCGGGTGACTACGCCAACCTCGCGGCGCGCCACGAGGACCTCTTCGAGTGA